Proteins from a single region of Catharus ustulatus isolate bCatUst1 chromosome 22, bCatUst1.pri.v2, whole genome shotgun sequence:
- the KCTD7 gene encoding BTB/POZ domain-containing protein KCTD7 has product MVVVTGQSKVSATPDDAMSSSDAEDDFQEPATPTASQAGQALPLLPQQFPEVVPLNVGGMFFTTRLSTLRRYEDTMLAAMFSGRHYIPTDAEGRYFIDRDGTYFGDILNFLRSGDLPPRERVRSVYKEAQYYSIGPLLDNLEDIQPLKGEKVRQAFLGLMPYYKDHLERIIEIAKLRAMQRKARFAKLKVCVFKEEMPITPYECPHFNSLRFERSESETKLFEHHCEVDVSFGPWEAVADVYDLLHCIVTDLSARGITVDHQCIGVCDKHLINHYYCKRPIYEFKITWW; this is encoded by the exons ATGGTGGTTGTCACGGGGCAGAGCAAAGTGAGTGCCACCCCGGATGATGCCATGTCGAGCTCGGATGCTGAGGATGATTTCCAAGAGCCGGCCACTCCCACCGCCAGCCAGGCAGGACAGGCGCTAcctctgctgcctcagcag TTCCCAGAGGTTGTCCCCCTGAACGTGGGGGGGATGTTTTTCACCACCAGACTGTCCACGCTGCGCAGGTACGAGGACACCATGCTGGCAGCCATGTTCAGCGGCAGGCACTACATCCCCACGGACGCCGAGGGCAGGTACTTCATCGACAGGGATGGCACCTACTTCGG agACATACTAAACTTCCTAAGATCTGGTGACCTGCCCCCCCGAGAGCGAGTGAGGTCAGTGTACAAGGAGGCTCAGTATTATTCCATAGGACCCTTGCTAGACAATCTAGAGGATATCCAGCCtcttaaaggagaaaaagttaGACAAGCTTTCCTGGGCCTAATGCCATATTACAAAg ACCACCTGGAGCGGATCATCGAGATCGCCAAGCTGCGCGCCATGCAGAGGAAGGCCAGGTTCGCCAAGCTCAAGGTGTGCGTGTTCAAGGAGGAGATGCCCATCACTCCCTACGAGTGCCCCCACTTCAACTCGCTGCGTTTCGAGCGCAGCGAGAGCGAGACCAAGCTCTTTGAGCACCACTGCGAGGTGGACGTGTCCTTCGGGCCCTGGGAGGCCGTGGCCGATGTCTATGACCTGCTGCACTGCATCGTCACCGACCTGTCCGCCCGCGGCATCACCGTGGACCACCAGTGCATCGGCGTCTGCGACAAGCACCTCATCAACCACTACTACTGCAAGCGCCCCATCTACGAGTTCAAGATCACCTGGTGGTGA